The Oryzias melastigma strain HK-1 linkage group LG6, ASM292280v2, whole genome shotgun sequence genome includes a window with the following:
- the LOC112152477 gene encoding DENN domain-containing protein 5B: MNGSAAVTGGPASCRFAHYFVVCGVDTETGLEPDDGAGESFEQSPIRRSFKSKVLVHHPENTDRHPFNRDAINMLCMPRGLSFCTQAERLDPRFHSFTIAFDDGTRSYGFVHTFYEEVTSPQIITAMQTLCQMHHVEHHSSSSSSSSSSSASSPSTCSMDSLASSLEESDAESLAGAPGCLGCVGSFDPARDTLYVSKALCLITALPFMQASRRFLAQLHQAVTSQTAPPLPLESYIHNILYEVPLPPPGRSLRFHGVQGPIVCQRPGPGELPLADYPLGEAFSLLGVENMVKLLTCVLLETQVLLCSHDYQRLMTVAEGIMTLLFPFQWQHIYLPIISAPLHHLLHAPVPFLLGIQRKDGAQRSSLHLPHEANLCFVDIDKHCIECPEDIPQFPDQTELIQEVTEILLRYEHPAQEGLTTKPTASPDSSSPHMSSLVLEDLMEDRQNGNLGGEELEVLERLQALARRCGGEKASEGGKTLGLTFEEEEEELKAAKLNVQLREVFAARFAAMFGRYEEFVIHGALDLESWLNNREGTFSFDKGSFLALQPAAHLNFLSRFLETSMFSSFVDGKVISCWADREPLQQLFDSRLQRVRPHEAKDEESLSRLYRKCGMLLKSAHAVERRLLKVDHMAIHPHLLDMRIGQGRHHPGYFPKLQADVLEQAQNTNKRSSRVIVSRKSEPRKPPAADHSGVDNEQRQKHIFLKRNLHQSRLLDPSPQAVTHTHREFVYGLLSECRLKTKRMLMERMGKENVELGHASISGLQENTLIYGLCDLLERTWGHGLQMKQGKSALWSHLVHHQAAQGKMEAPAESPGYTCTDQRTLHDGTVLLRSSLLQDIRFVQTMSDGLSEVAQARAWIHLALEKKMLSQHLKELLTHQELLRQLYKPHAFLLCEEEREQFLFHLLSLNTVDYLCFTRVFTSVCIPYRVVIIPMKKLSIAMATVSPWVCVSGELGDSGVIQIPKNTQEIFFQCKNLGRLSTLQLGVQETSGLLAKCLVDGVMVYNEITGHTYRFPCGRWLGKGVGDGSLERVLVGQLVSPGAEEDAGRWTGTPPELASPSQSVRAVLGSLGTRSRMDSLEVQEDMREAANNLVKHFHKPEQERGNLTVLLCGEGGLVLALEKFLLHGFKSGRLFQRNVFVWDFIEKAVVSMETADQMGDLHGSTLTKGPPCDSLCHYINAINGSPRNIGKEGKFQLFVCLGIRDRLLSLWLPLLADCSLTARTYEDGALLRDRAAVLSLCRILQTLHEFSITLEAALVKGVDL, translated from the exons ATGAACGGCTCTGCGGCGGTCACGGGAGGGCCGGCTTCTTGCCGCTTCGCCCactattttgttgtttgtggaGTGGACACGGAGACGGGCCTGGAACCGGACGATGGAGCGG GGGAGAGTTTTGAGCAGAGTCCAATTCGACGCTCCTTCAAGTCGAAGGTTCTGGTGCACCACCCGgagaacacagacagacaccCCTTCAACAGAGATGCCATTAATATG CTCTGCATGCCCAGAGGTCTGTCCTTCTGCACCCAAGCAGAGCGACTCGACCCTCGCTTTCACTCATTCACAATCGCGTTTGATGACGGCACGCGCTCCTACGGGTTTGTTCATACCTTCTACGAGGAGGTGACCAGCCCCCAGATAATCACCGCCATGCAGACACTCTGTCAAATGCACCATGTGGAGCAccactcctcttcatcctcctcctcctcatcgtcTTCTGCCTCCTCGCCCTCCACCTGCAGCATGGACTCTCTAGCGAGCAGCTTGGAGGAGTCAGATGCTGAGTCCCTGGCCGGCGCTCCTGGCTGCCTTGGCTGCGTGGGCTCCTTTGATCCTGCGCGTGACACCCTGTACGTCTCCAAAGCGCTGTGCCTCATCACAGCCCTCCCCTTCATGCAAGCCTCACGGCGGTTTCTGGCTCAGCTGCACCAGGCTGTGACTTCACAGACAGCGCCACCCCTCCCTCTGGAGAGCTACATCCACAACATTCTCTACGAGGTGCCCTTGCCTCCACCGGGACGCTCACTGAGGTTTCACGGGGTGCAGGGGCCCATCGTGTGCCAACGCCCGGGGCCAGGGGAACTCCCTCTGGCAGACTATCCTCTTGGAGAGGCTTTCTCCCTGTTGGGTGTGGAGAACATGGTCAAGCTGCTGACCTGCGTCCTCCTGGAGACACAAGTCCTGCTCTGCTCTCATG ACTACCAGCGGTTAATGACGGTGGCAGAAGGCATCATGACGTTGCTGTTCCCCTTCCAGTGGCAGCACATCTATCTGCCCATCATCTCTGCCCCGCTGCACCACCTCCTGCATGCTCCTGTGCCTTTCCTGTTGGGCATCCAGCGCAAAGACGGAGCCCAGCGATCGTCCCTCCACCTTCCACATGAG GCCAACCTGTGCTTTGTGGACATTGACAAACACTGTATCGAATGCCCAGAAGACATTCCCCAGTTTCCAGATCAAACCGAGCTAATCCAGGAAGTAACTGAGATACTGTTGCGGTATGAACACCCAGCACAGGAAGGACTGACCACTAAACCCACCGCGAGCCCCGACTCGAGCTCTCCACACATGAGCAGCCTGGTTCTGGAGGATCTGATGGAGGACAGGCAGAACGGAAACCTTGGAGGTGAGGAGCTGGAAGTGTTGGAGAGACTGCAGGCTCTGGCGAGGAGATGTGGGGGAGAAAAGGCGTCGGAAGGAGGGAAGACACTGGGACTTACGtttgaagaggaggaggaagagctgaAGGCTGCGAAGCTCAACGTTCAGCTGAGGGAGGTGTTTGCTGCTCGTTTTGCTGCCATGTTTGGCAGGTATGAGGAGTTTGTCATCCATGGCGCGCTGGATTTGGAATCCTGGTTGAACAACCGAGAGGGCACCTTCAGCTTTGATAAG GGTTCCTTCCTTGCACTTCAGCCAGCAGCCCACCTGAATTTCTTGTCTCGGTTCCTCGAGACATCCATGTTTTCGTCCTTCGTGGACGGGAAAGTAATATCTTGTTGGGCGGACAGGGAGCCCTTACAGCAGCTGTTCGACAGCCGTTTGCAGCGGGTGCGGCCCCACGAGGCGAAGGATGAGGAATCCCTCAGCCGTCTTTACAGGAAGTGCGGCATGCTCCTTAAGTCAG CTCACGCTGTGGAGCGCCGGCTGCTCAAAGTGGATCACATGGCCATCCACCCCCATCTGCTGGACATGCGGATTGGCCAGGGTCGCCATCATCCAGGCTACTTTCCTAAGCTGCAGGCTGATGTGCTCGAACAAGCGCAGAATACTAACAA GCGGTCCAGTCGTGTGATTGTGTCTCGCAAGTCAGAACCCAGAAAACCTCCAGCTGCTGATCATTCAGGAGTGGACAACGAACAAAGACAG AAACACATATTTCTGAAGAGAAACCTTCACCAGTCTAGACTGCTTGACCCATCGCCTCAAGCCGTCACTCACACTCACCGTGAATTTGTTTACGGGCTGCTGAGTGAGTGCCGTCTGAAG acCAAGCGCATGCTGATGGAGAGGATGGGGAAGGAGAACGTGGAGCTGGGTCATGCCAGCATTAGCGGCCTGCAGGAAAACACGCTCATCTACGGTCTGTGTGACCTGCTGGAGAGAACCTGGGGCCACGGTCTGCAGATGAAGCAG GGGAAGTCTGCGCTTTGGTCCCATCTGGTTCATCACCAGGCTGCCCAGGGCAAGATGGAGGCACCGGCTGAATCTCCAG GATATACCTGCACAGACCAGAGGACTCTTCATGATGGCACAGTGCTGCTGAGAAGCTCATTATTGCAGGACATAAG GTTTGTCCAAACGATGAGTGACGGCCTGTCTGAGGTGGCTCAGGCCAGAGCTTGGATCCATCTTGCCCTGGAGAAGAAAATGTTGTCTCAGCATCTCAAGGAGCTGCTGACGCATCAGGAGCTGCTCAG ACAGCTGTACAAACCACATGCATTCCTTCTCTGTGAAGAAGAAAGAGAGCAGTTTCTGTTCCACCTGCTTTCCCTGAACACCGTGGACTACCTCTGTTTTACGCGCGTCTTCACCTCCGTCT GTATTCCATATCGGGTGGTTATAATACCAATGAAGAAGCTCAGCATTGCTATGGCAACGGTTAGCCCTTGGGTGTGCGTGTCAGGGGAGCTCGGTGATTCAGGAGTTATACAGATCCCAAAGAATACGCAGGAAATCTTCTTTCAG TGTAAGAACTTGGGCAGACTGAGCACCCTGCAGCTGGGGGTGCAGGAGACCTCGGGGCTGCTGGCCAAGTGTCTGGTTGACGGTGTGATGGTGTATAATGAGATCACAGGACACACTTACAG GTTCCCCTGCGGTAGATGGTTGGGGAAAGGCGTAGGCGATGGCAGCTTGGAGAGAGTCCTCGTCGGCCAGCTGGTGTCACCTGGAGCAGAGGAGGATGCTGGGAGGTGGACGGGGACACCTCCAGAGCTCGCCTCTCCTTCCCAGAGCGTCCGAGCGGTGCTCGGCTCGCTTGGCACCCGAAGCA GAATGGATTCTCTGGAAGTGCAGGAGGACATGAGGGAGGCGGCTAACAATCTGGTCAAGCATTTTCACAAACCTGAACAAGAG AGGGGAAACCTGACAGTCTTGTTATGTGGTGAAGGAGGGCTGGTGCTCGCCTTGGAGAAGTTTCTTCTTCATGGGTTTAAATCCGGCCGTCTTTTCCAGAGGAATGTGTTTGTTTGGGACTTTATAG aaaaAGCTGTGGTTTCCATGGAGACTGCCGATCAGATGGGTGATCTCCACGGATCAACGCTGACGAAGGGACCACCCTGTGACTCACTGTGCCACTACATCAATGCCATCAATGGCTCACCGAGAAACATCGGGAAAGAGGGGAAGTTCCAGCTGTTCGTCTGCCTGGGAATCAG GGACCGGCTTCTCTCTCTGTGGCTCCCCCTGCTGGCAGACTGTTCCCTAACAGCTCGGACCTACGAGGACGGTGCTCTGCTACGGGACCGTGCAGCCGTACTCTCGCTTTGCCGTATTCTTCAAACACTACATGAGTTCAGCATCACTCTGGAGGCGGCCTTGGTTAAAGGGGTCGACCTCTGA
- the sinhcaf gene encoding SIN3-HDAC complex-associated factor, with translation MFGFHKPKMYRSLDGCCICRAKSSSSRFTDSKRYEKDFRSCFGLSETRSGEICNACVLLVKRWKKLPVGTKKNWNHVVDARGGPSLKITSRPKKIKSISKKVRPSQISRLQKELKRSNSDAHSTTSSASPAQSPSYSNLSDDGSDTELSPGSSRSPVFSFLDLTYWKRQKVCCGIIYKGRFGEVLIDPHLFKPCCRNKQRQKTQQQEEEEEEEEEEEEEVEVEEGQVGVEKSQTEEEVKETPTCEENAELCIPAAAPQARGGEVVVEECW, from the exons ATGTTCGGCTTTCACAAGCCCAAAATGTACAGGAGTTTGGATGGCTGCTGCATCTGCCGGGCGAAGTCGTCCAGCTCTCGTTTCACAGACAGCAAGCGGTACGAGAAAGACTTCCGGAGCTGTTTTGG GTTGAGCGAAACAAGATCTGGAGAAATCTGTAACGCCTGTGTGCTCCTTGTGAAACGCTGGAAAAAACTCCCTGTTGGAACCAAGAAAAACTGGAACCAC gttgttgatgccagaggagGCCCAAGCCTAAAGATAACCTCCAgacccaaaaaaataaagtccatCTCCAAGAAAGTGCGGCCAAGTCAGATCAGCCGGCTGCAGAAGGAGCTGAAAAGAAGCA ATTCGGATGCCCACAGCACAACCTCCAGTGCTTCTCCTGCTCAGTCTCCAAGCTACAGTAACCTGTCGGATGACGGTTCTGACACTGAACTGAGCCCAGGATCCAGCCGCTCCCCTGTTTTCTCATTTCTGGACCTGACCTATTGGAAGAG GCAGAAGGTGTGCTGTGGAATCATCTACAAGGGCCGTTTCGGGGAGGTGCTCATCGACCCCCACCTGTTCAAACCCTGCTGCCGCAACAAACAGCGGCAGAAGACACAGcaacaggaggaggaagaagaggaggaggaggaagaggaggaggaggtggaggtggaggagggccaAGTGGGGGTGGAAAAATCTCAGACGGAGGAGGAAGTGAAGGAGACTCCTACGTGTGAGGAAAATGCTGAGCTCTGCATCCCAGCCGCTGCACCCCAGGCCAGAGGCGgggaggtggtggtggaggaatGCTGGTGA